Proteins encoded in a region of the Acomys russatus chromosome 14, mAcoRus1.1, whole genome shotgun sequence genome:
- the Ulk3 gene encoding serine/threonine-protein kinase ULK3, protein MAGPGWGLPRLDGFILTERLGSGTYATVYKAYAKKDTREVVAIKCVAKKSLNKASVENLLTEIEILKGIRHPHIVQLKDFQWDNDNIYLIMEFCAGGDLSRFIHTRRILPEKVARVFMQQLASALQFLHERNISHLDLKPQNILLSSLEKPHLKLADFGFAQHMSPWDEKHVLRGSPLYMAPEMVCQRQYDARVDLWSVGVILYEALFGQPPFASRSFSELEEKIRSNRVVELPLRPQLSLDCRDLLQRLLERDPSRRISFQDFFAHPWVDLEHMPSGESLMQATALVVEAVKKDQEGDAAAALSLYCKALDFFVPALHYEVDAQRKEAIKAKVGQYVSRAEELKAIVSSSNQALLRQGISVQQLLREMARDKPRLLAALEVASAAMAKEGEAGKEQDALDLYQHSLEELLLLLAAETPGRRRELLHTEVQTLMARAEYLKEQIKIRESHWEAEALDKEELSESVRSCESCPGVPALPLNLTCYSNY, encoded by the exons ATGGCTGGGCCTGGCTGGGGTCTCCCTCGGCTGGACGGTTTCATCCTTACCGAGCGCCTGGGCAGTGGCACGTACGCCACGGTGTACAAGGCCTACGCCAAG AAGGACACTCGGGAGGTGGTAGCGATCAAGTGCGTGGCCAAGAAAAGTCTCAACAAGGCATCGGTGGAAAACCTCCTGACCGAGATTGAGATCCTCAAGGGCATTCGGCACCCCCATATAGTGCAGCTGAAAGACTTCCAG TGGGACAATGACAATATCTACCTCATCATGGAGTTCTGCGCAGGGGGTGACCTGTCTCGCTTCATTCATACCCGCAGGATCCTGCCGGAGAAGGTGGCTCGTGTGTTCATGCAGCAGCTGG CCAGTGCCCTGCAGTTCCTGCATGAACGGAACATCTCGCACCTGGATCTGAAGCCACAGAACATTCTGCTGAGCTCTTTGGAGAAGCCCCACCTGAAACTGGCAG ACTTCGGCTTTGCCCAGCACATGTCCCCATGGGATGAGAAGCACGTACTTCGTGGCTCCCCACTCTATATGGCTCCTGAGATGGTGTGTCAGCGGCAATATGACGCACGTGTGGACCTCTGGTCTGTGGGGGTCATCCTGTATG AAGCCCTCTTTGGGCAGCCCCCCTTTGCCTCCAGATCGTTCTCAGAGCTAGAAGAAAAGATTCGCAGCAACCGGGTTGTTGAG CTCCCACTTCGGCCCCAACTCTCCCTAGACTGCCGTGACCTGTTGCAGCGGCTTCTGGAGCGGGACCCCAGCCGTCGAATCTCCTTTCAGGACTTCTTTGCCCACCCTTGGGTGGACCTGGAGCACATGCCCAGCGGAGAGAGCCTGATGCAAGCA ACAGCCCTTGTGGTGGAGGCTGTgaagaaggaccaggagggggaCGCTGCTGCAGCTCTGTCGCTCTACTGCAAGGCTCTGGACTTCTTTGTGCCCGCCCTGCACT ATGAAGTGGATGCCCAGAGGAAGGAGGCAATTAAGGCGAAG GTGGGGCAATATGTGTCCCGGGCAGAGGAGCTCAAAGCCATTGTCTCTTCCTCCAATCAGGCCCTGCTAAGGCAGGGCATATCTGTTCAACAGCTGCTGCGAG AGATGGCCCGTGACAAGCCACGCCTCCTAGCGGCCCTGGAAGTGGCCTCAGCTGCCATGGCCAAG GAGGGCGAAGCTGGCAAGGAGCAGGATGCCCTGGACCTGTACCAGCACAGCCTtgaggagctgctgctgctgttggcag CAGAAACCCCAGGCCGAAGGCGGGAGCTCCTTCACACTGAG GTTCAGACCCTCATGGCTCGAGCTGAATACTTGAAAGAGCAAATTAAG ATAAGGGAATctcactgggaagcagaggcgctGGACAAAGAGGAGCTGTCGGAGTCTGTCCGTAGCTGTGAGTCCTGCCCTGGGGTTCCAG ctCTTCCACTCAACCTTACCTGCTATTCCAATTACTAG